The following proteins come from a genomic window of Edaphobacter sp. 4G125:
- the mreD gene encoding rod shape-determining protein MreD gives MPILSYTSRRELEEHSFSPATTLLVPIAAIVVQVLLSKLYWRFSLLDLPLIVTIFFAVSRRSPAAGTLTGAAIGLMQDALTGRPIGVNGMAKSVIGYIASSIGISVDVDSLTTRIVMNFAFSLLNSGILFLIDQRLLGLSNIHLQWIQELLRALGNTVIAIPVFLLLDLTKRPE, from the coding sequence ATGCCCATTCTCAGTTACACATCGCGCCGGGAGCTCGAAGAGCATAGCTTTTCGCCTGCCACCACGCTGCTAGTTCCCATCGCAGCAATCGTGGTACAGGTGCTGCTCTCGAAGCTGTACTGGCGATTCTCTCTACTCGATCTTCCACTGATCGTAACGATCTTCTTTGCTGTTTCTCGTCGTAGTCCGGCGGCGGGAACCCTGACTGGGGCGGCAATCGGGTTAATGCAGGATGCCCTGACTGGAAGGCCTATCGGGGTCAACGGTATGGCCAAATCAGTGATCGGCTATATCGCGTCGAGCATTGGAATCAGCGTCGATGTCGATAGTCTGACTACCCGAATCGTGATGAACTTTGCCTTCTCTCTGCTCAACAGCGGAATCCTGTTTCTGATCGACCAGAGACTTCTGGGTTTGTCGAATATTCATCTGCAATGGATTCAAGAGCTTTTGCGCGCCCTAGGCAATACGGTCATCGCGATTCCTGTATTTCTTCTGCTGGACTTGACCAAGCGCCCCGAATAG